In Candidatus Zixiibacteriota bacterium, the following are encoded in one genomic region:
- a CDS encoding IS630 family transposase, which yields PRHGSWLNIAEIELSVFTRQCLNRRIPHIETLRKEAREWHRERNQSQKGVDWRFTTKNARIKLKRLYPQIES from the coding sequence CACCAAGGCACGGGAGTTGGCTGAACATTGCGGAGATCGAGTTGAGCGTGTTCACAAGACAATGTCTTAATCGAAGGATACCTCACATTGAAACGTTAAGGAAAGAGGCGCGTGAGTGGCATAGAGAGCGCAACCAGAGTCAAAAGGGCGTCGACTGGCGATTCACAACAAAGAACGCAAGAATCAAGCTCAAGCGGCTATACCCACAAATTGAATCATGA